The Diadema setosum chromosome 4, eeDiaSeto1, whole genome shotgun sequence genome window below encodes:
- the LOC140227322 gene encoding coiled-coil domain-containing protein 63-like gives MRDSTMNALTRKQESSVIDPDELVNAEAELCQLKQRYRIVQNDRKAYLDESSNVLRKQRKYIESLLEEKDEFQMDMRLVESMTNKKRDANDLETMTMLLATCSEGNRQIEEEKSNIRACDMKLSIARDSNLTRLRVRGGWNADQVRQMTSRKKIRTMENKLDKRTVAFNKALAKNCDLRDRIQQHRRELQLFNGTYQSLLSRQALLKDEMNETIEQSTAAYDSREECLTRMATLNERNEKDESHYNNTIKELKRILTHDQKLKEFMSLKTQDRSELLKAASDIAKKKQAKSNKVCLHKDEIKAYQVVFERLKQHYNDPDLDHLIRCFLDQEGVSFALFNYNSELKCDIEALTARNEALKQDIEIFFEQGSLLEGERKHMMKDLEAKSSDVMSTADAVENQLKRSRKDLDTILRAIATFVRKLGCDTSAATGRLGCRGTINDRNAMMFLGLAESVCDDMILIEAFRQHVRNLKSTLRKKAPVGAQQGSIIAARLRPKSPVAISIKPPSIGEDGEIPADLEAIASSNMDESQPLSLHEIRRKVVTAIEKRELHHASLRSGCHSQSTNPNSRNDASAEDYHSDHAYSHEELIITSGSHANTL, from the exons ATGAGGGATTCAACCATGAACGCGTTGACGCGGAAGCAGGAGTCGTCCGTGATCGACCCCGATGAGCTCGTCAACGCAGAGGCGGAGCTGTGCCAGCTCAAGCAGCGATATCGCATCGTGCAGAACGATCGCAAGGCCTACCTCGATGAGTCCAGCAATGTTCTTCGAAAACAAcg gaaatacatagagtCCCTACTGGAAGAGAAAGACGAGTTCCAGATGGACATGCGATTGGTCGAAAGCATGACCAATAAGAAACGAGATGCAAATGACCTAGAGACTATGACGATGCTCTTGGCCACCTGCAGCGAGGGGAATCGGCAAATAGAAGAGGAGAAGAGTAACATCAGAGCATGTGACATGAAG CTTTCGATCGCTCGAGACTCGAATCTGACTCGACTGCGAGTTCGAGGGGGTTGGAACGCCGATCAAGTCCGCCAGATGACCAGTCGAAAGAAGATTCGGACAATGGAGAACAAACTCGATAAG AGGACTGTCGCATTCAACAAAGCACTGGCCAAGAACTGCGATCTCCGCGATCGAATCCAGCAGCATCGCCGAGAGCTGCAGCTCTTTAACGGCACGTACCAGTCGCTGCTTAGCCGGCAGGCCTTGCTCAAAGACGAGATGAACGAGACCATCGAGCAATCGACGGCGGCATACGACAGCAG GGAAGAGTGCCTGACCAGGATGGCGACTCTCAACGAGCGAAACGAAAAGGACGAGAGCCACTACAACAATACCATCAAAGAGCTCAAGCGCATCCTCACCCACGACCAGAAGCTGAAGGAGTTCATGAGCCTCAAGACACAGGACAGGTCGGAGCTCCTCAAGGCTGCCTCAGACATCGCCAAGAAGAAGCAAG CCAAGAGCAACAAAGTGTGTCTCCACAAAGACGAGATCAAGGCCTACCAGGTCGTCTTCGAGCGCCTCAAGCAGCACTACAACGATCCCGACCTTGATCACCTCATCCGCTGCTTCCTCGACCAGGAGGGCGTTAGTTTCGCCCTTTTCAACTACAACAGCGAGCTCAAATGCGACATCGAGGCTTTGACGGCTCGAAACGAAGCGCTGAAACAAGACATTGAGATCTTCTTCGAGCAGGGGTCCCTGCTGGAAGGGGAGAGGAAGCACATGATGAAAGACCTCGAG GCCAAGTCAAGCGATGTCATGTCTACCGCCGACGCCGTGGAAAATCAGCTCAAACGAAGTCGCAAGGACCTCGACACCATTCTCCGCGCCATCGCCACATTCGTCAGGAAGCTTGGCTGCGACACCTCGGCAGCCACCGGTCGCCTGGGCTGTCGTGGCACCATCAACGACCGTAACGCTATGATGTTTCTCGGGCTCGCCGAATCCGTGTGCGATGACATGATACTGATCGAAGCTTTCCGACAGCACgtg AGAAATCTGAAAAGTACTCTCAGGAAGAAGGCACCCGTAGGCGCTCAGCAGGGAAGCATCATTGCCGCTAGACTTCGCCCCAAGTCGCCCGTTGCAATATCCATCAAGCCCCCGTCAATTGG GGAAGACGGTGAAATTCCTGCCGACCTGGAAGCGATTGCCAGTAGCAACATGGACGAATCCCAGCCGCTCTCGCTACACGAAATTCGTCGGAAGGTGGTGACAGCCATAGAGAAGCGCGAATTACATCACGCCTCACTTAGAAGCGGTTGTCATTCGCAGTCTACGAATCCAAACTCGCGAAACGACGCGTCAGCAGAGGACTACCATTCCGACCACGCATACTCACACGAAGAATTGATTATTACTTCCGGGTCAcatgcaaatacattgtag